The segment GCCTACCCGGTTGCCGACATCGTGATGGTTTCCATCGTCCTCATGCTCACCATGCGGAGGGCCCCGGGTGAGCGGCTCAGATGGGTGTGCCTGGGTGGCGGGCTCCTCGTCCTGGCCCTCACTGACAGTACCTACGTGAAACTGACCTTCGACGGCGTCACAGGGCTGACCGGGACACCGCTGGCGGCGGGCTGGATCACGGCGTTCCTCCTGATCGCCCTCGCCCCGTTGATCCCCTACGGCCATAAGCGCCGCACGGACCGTCGACTCTATACCCTGGCCGTGGAGCTCCTCCCCTACGTCCCCGTCTTCGGGGCAGTCATGGTGGCGCCCATACGTGTCGGCCGTCCCGGCGACCCTTTTCTCCAGGCTGTAGGCCTCACAGTGCTAGTCCTCACCATCACGCGCCAGACCCTCATGATCCTGGAGAACATCAATCTGACCCGGGATCTCGAATCCAAGGTTGCCGAACGCACTGCGGAGCTCGAAGGCCTCGCCGCGATCGTCAACTCCTCCGCGGATGCCATCGTGGGCAAGACCGTGGACGGCGTCATCACCAGTTGGAATCCAGGGGCCGAACGGATCTACGGATACAGCGCCTCGGAGGCAATCGGCAGGCATGTCTCCTTCATCATTCCGGATGGACTCCGGGACGAAGAAGAAGACCTCCTGGCAGCCATCAGGGCCGGCGGGGAAACGCACAGCTTCGAAACGGACCGGGTGCGCATCGACGGTTCCATCGTTCCCGTCTCGCTGACAATGTCCCCGATCCGCGGCAGCGAAGGCATCCACGGAGTCGCCACGATAGCCCAGGACATTACGGAACGCCGGATCGCGGAGGCAGAGTTGGTCACTGCCCGGGAAGCCGCCGAGGAATCCAGCCGCCTGAAGTCGGAGTTCCTGGCGACGATGAGCCATGAAATCCGTACCCCGATGAACGGCGTCATTGGATTGACCGGTCTGCTATTGGACACCCCCTTGGAGGATACCCAGCGCCAATATGCCGAGGGGGTCAAGGGGGCCGGAGAAGCGCTGCTGACGCTGATCAATGACATTCTGGACTTCTCAAAACTCGAAGCCGGCAAAGTCGATCTGGATCCGGCGCCGTTCAATCCACGCATCCTGGTGGAGGAACTCGCAGTCCTCCTTGCCGAAGCCGCCCAGGCCAAAGGCTTGGAGTTGATCGCGTACTGCCGGCCGGAAGTTCCGGCGATGCTGGTGGGTGACGCTGGCCGTATCAGGCAGATCCTGCTCAACTTGGCCTCGAATGCGGTGAAATTCACCCCGTCCGGGGAAGTCGTCATCAGCGTGAAGGTCGTGGAACAAGGCCCTGCGGATGTGCGGGTGCGCTTCGAAGTCCGTGACACCGGAATCGGAATCGACGCTGCAGACCATTACCGGCTCTTCGAATCCTTTTCACAGGCCGATGCCTCCACCACCCGCCGGTACGGCGGAACCGGCCTTGGGCTGGCCATCTCGCGGAGGCTTACCGAGGTGATGGGCGGCGAGATCGGGGTGGACAGTTCCCTGGGAAACGGCAGCACTTTCTGGGCCACCCTGCCGTTGGCTGCGACAGAACCGGCCGCAGCTCCGGCGTCGATCTCGCCCGAGCAACTGAGGGGACTGCGGGTCCTGGTGGTGGATGACAACGCGAGCAACCGGCTGGTGCTCAAGGCGCAATTGGCGGGCTGGCAGATGATTCCGG is part of the Arthrobacter methylotrophus genome and harbors:
- a CDS encoding PAS domain-containing hybrid sensor histidine kinase/response regulator; the protein is MQSLDERSNAMPVRMGRFGVPRPALVWTTLALGTAVVILLVLLGANQRTPAAQSAGDFAILASALLATVSCARAAMRKDESSRAWWIMAIATLVWTIGQCIWTFLGLTRNHDYPYPSIADAVFIVYAIPAAMALYLFPRPRVSRVAFLRTLLDSAVIASAVLFMSWATVLGAMYKAEGQEPLVHLAGLAYPVADIVMVSIVLMLTMRRAPGERLRWVCLGGGLLVLALTDSTYVKLTFDGVTGLTGTPLAAGWITAFLLIALAPLIPYGHKRRTDRRLYTLAVELLPYVPVFGAVMVAPIRVGRPGDPFLQAVGLTVLVLTITRQTLMILENINLTRDLESKVAERTAELEGLAAIVNSSADAIVGKTVDGVITSWNPGAERIYGYSASEAIGRHVSFIIPDGLRDEEEDLLAAIRAGGETHSFETDRVRIDGSIVPVSLTMSPIRGSEGIHGVATIAQDITERRIAEAELVTAREAAEESSRLKSEFLATMSHEIRTPMNGVIGLTGLLLDTPLEDTQRQYAEGVKGAGEALLTLINDILDFSKLEAGKVDLDPAPFNPRILVEELAVLLAEAAQAKGLELIAYCRPEVPAMLVGDAGRIRQILLNLASNAVKFTPSGEVVISVKVVEQGPADVRVRFEVRDTGIGIDAADHYRLFESFSQADASTTRRYGGTGLGLAISRRLTEVMGGEIGVDSSLGNGSTFWATLPLAATEPAAAPASISPEQLRGLRVLVVDDNASNRLVLKAQLAGWQMIPEAVGDARQGLERCREAAAAGRPFDIAVLDMVMPHMNGLELAHKLSTDIALESLRIMMLTSTMNVDKAELVAAGVQEWLTKPVRSSEFYDRLMRLVATRPSAPAPAPVVSPMAPVAISQPSRGLILVVEDNEVNQLVAWSMVAKLGYKADVVANGSEAVAATVATEYAAVLMDCHMPVMDGFEATKAIRARQDGRRRLPVIAMTAGAMDEDRERCLAAGMDDYLTKPVDMDKLDGVLSRWVPAASKESAVPVLDPARLETLRNLGPVDGFGLLPAAANAFREDIQPSLEALRHALDNGGGDDFRQVAHKLKGAAANIGAARASRMCADMERSSSNGVPVDPALLARLEAELALVEQALDRTLSVVP